One segment of Formicincola oecophyllae DNA contains the following:
- a CDS encoding RloB domain-containing protein — protein MGRSSRNQRSATISILVVCEGKAEENCLKHIKKLIGRGGKYNLKIVSVNGKGASNVLQRALNIRNYSNVYSAVFVFFDTDTDYNKQKFDKVVSRSTTRKCSIHCMPSDPCFEINLLELLGINVNPYSHLDPTGYLKDVFESEFRCKSHEIVWDKQGLTLKNFQSIKLFKPLFEYINK, from the coding sequence ATGGGACGTTCATCCAGAAATCAACGTTCGGCAACTATATCTATATTGGTGGTCTGTGAAGGCAAAGCTGAAGAGAATTGCTTGAAACATATAAAAAAATTAATTGGTAGAGGGGGTAAATATAATCTGAAAATAGTTTCAGTGAATGGCAAAGGTGCGTCAAATGTCCTGCAACGTGCCTTGAATATAAGAAATTATAGTAATGTGTATAGCGCTGTCTTTGTGTTTTTTGATACAGACACAGATTATAACAAACAAAAATTTGATAAAGTAGTTTCTAGGTCAACCACTAGGAAATGCTCTATACATTGTATGCCTAGCGACCCTTGTTTTGAAATAAACCTTTTAGAATTGTTGGGAATTAATGTTAATCCATATTCTCATCTTGATCCGACGGGCTATTTAAAGGATGTATTCGAAAGTGAATTTCGTTGTAAATCTCATGAAATTGTTTGGGATAAGCAGGGACTGACTTTGAAAAACTTTCAGTCAATTAAACTTTTTAAACCTTTATTTGAGTACATTAATAAATAA
- a CDS encoding AAA family ATPase yields MVLRRFSVSNFMSFPGKAELTLGLTKREASQGWSVSAPLKSDKKEYSTATGIFGANASGKTNILKALRFMTWFAEAPLESISPKDPIMSFGWFRNDQPSEYELEYYSEDNSIMRYYLKANKKVILEESLTRLDLKGKVRSKGTLFKRSWNPKTEKYVFGERNMGFEDVPAHLARPNASFLSLAQHLGVGTKKFMLPSIYSNVEPYGRVPTVNDFPVAQGFFLEPKNVQFWNQALEFLTEVDLGLSNVTLKKMNLNLPKGNMDASKSTQEFVNMIAYHKLKDGSEKALNFLQESNGTRAVFVHLALLLPVLAEGGIAIIDEIESELHPDLVEKILGLFNDPLTNPGKGQLIFTSHTPSLMNELGKAHIYLTEKIDNESDLWSLNDMNGVRVADNFAAKYRAGAYGGVPQL; encoded by the coding sequence ATGGTACTCAGACGCTTTTCCGTATCGAACTTTATGAGCTTTCCAGGGAAAGCTGAACTTACGTTAGGTCTGACCAAACGTGAGGCAAGCCAAGGTTGGTCTGTAAGCGCACCCTTAAAATCTGACAAAAAAGAATACTCTACCGCCACAGGCATTTTCGGTGCCAATGCAAGCGGGAAAACCAATATATTAAAAGCCTTGCGCTTCATGACCTGGTTTGCAGAAGCACCTTTAGAAAGCATTTCTCCCAAAGATCCCATAATGAGTTTTGGATGGTTCAGAAATGACCAACCCAGCGAATATGAATTGGAGTACTACTCCGAAGATAATTCCATCATGCGGTATTATTTGAAAGCAAATAAGAAGGTAATACTTGAAGAGAGTTTAACGCGCTTGGATCTGAAAGGCAAGGTCAGGTCAAAAGGCACCCTCTTTAAGCGCTCTTGGAACCCCAAGACTGAAAAATATGTTTTTGGCGAGCGGAATATGGGCTTTGAAGATGTGCCGGCTCATTTGGCACGTCCTAATGCTTCATTTTTATCGTTGGCGCAGCATCTAGGGGTGGGAACTAAAAAGTTCATGCTGCCATCCATATACTCTAATGTTGAACCTTATGGTCGTGTGCCAACAGTGAATGATTTTCCTGTGGCACAAGGCTTTTTTTTGGAGCCAAAAAATGTGCAATTCTGGAATCAAGCACTGGAGTTTCTTACAGAAGTGGATTTGGGTCTTTCAAATGTCACGTTGAAAAAAATGAATTTGAACTTACCCAAAGGTAATATGGATGCCTCCAAATCAACTCAAGAATTCGTAAACATGATTGCCTACCATAAATTGAAAGATGGCAGTGAGAAAGCCTTGAATTTTTTACAAGAATCTAATGGAACACGTGCTGTATTTGTGCATTTAGCCTTATTATTGCCGGTCCTTGCAGAGGGTGGTATAGCCATTATAGATGAAATTGAAAGTGAACTTCATCCTGACCTAGTGGAGAAAATATTGGGCTTGTTTAATGATCCTCTTACAAACCCTGGGAAAGGACAGTTAATTTTTACGTCACATACCCCATCCCTTATGAATGAGCTTGGAAAAGCCCATATCTATCTTACAGAGAAGATTGATAATGAAAGCGATTTATGGTCGTTGAATGACATGAATGGCGTCAGAGTGGCAGATAACTTTGCAGCTAAATATCGTGCAGGCGCTTATGGGGGGGTCCCACAGCTCTAA